One Chitinivibrionia bacterium DNA window includes the following coding sequences:
- a CDS encoding response regulator — MPKIFVADDSALARAFTIKSIQMSGVPDCEFFEAANGLEVMEQIKNIMPDLVISDINMPKCNGIDLSRRLKADTELCDIPLVIMSSAGNKEQRMELEDLGVCAILSKPFTPAEIIQIATEILGNSDTEDSEEDDWGSESDEGEWGDLEEDEGAQQNTEETEGEW, encoded by the coding sequence ATGCCTAAAATATTTGTAGCAGATGATTCGGCTCTTGCAAGAGCATTTACTATTAAAAGTATTCAGATGTCGGGAGTTCCCGACTGCGAGTTTTTTGAAGCCGCAAACGGTCTCGAAGTAATGGAGCAAATTAAAAACATTATGCCCGACCTGGTCATAAGCGATATAAATATGCCCAAATGCAACGGAATTGATTTGTCGCGCAGACTTAAAGCGGACACGGAATTGTGCGATATTCCTCTTGTGATTATGTCCTCGGCAGGAAACAAGGAGCAGAGAATGGAATTGGAAGATTTGGGCGTGTGCGCAATTCTTTCAAAACCTTTTACCCCTGCAGAAATTATTCAGATAGCAACCGAAATACTCGGTAATTCAGACACCGAAGACAGTGAAGAAGACGATTGGGGAAGCGAAAGCGACGAAGGAGAATGGGGCGACCTAGAAGAAGATGAAGGTGCGCAACAAAACACAGAAGAAACGGAAGGAGAATGGTAA